A window of Garra rufa chromosome 16, GarRuf1.0, whole genome shotgun sequence contains these coding sequences:
- the nxf1a gene encoding nuclear RNA export factor 1 encodes MTQYREWYPNLSVITRVCSSSSDPSGSAVVREVWSTESSFTDHDGHWLGVRQGWRSIKASLHSHSAHLQNRGTASGPRSKFQDSVDVSVMGSQYGMSQQRFIPYGRSSKRGEGQMEKIKGGKAHGFKGEDAGGNDWFKITIPYGTKYDKKWLLTSLQNLCPIAFIPLHYSTEGHKVNFYVEDAAAASTLSKLSRRVTDSEGNRVVVLMNCCSSPPFLQSELKPQDLEHLKHCMSKRFDASQKSLDLNSIHTDSDLVSHDFEMTLNRKNCMQAVIKIIQENIPELLCLNLSNNKLRKLDDIAELVNAAPNLQSLNLSHNELKSDQELGKVKGLRLVELWLDRNPLCDDFKDQTTYISAVRERFPRLLRLDGHVLPPPICFEVETHTNIPPCKGSHFVSNEIQGVIQRFLQHYYCVYDSGDRQPLLEAYHDGACFSLSLPSINHPSRCRLKDYHEHSHNIKNIKEPSTRLQLLKRTRLTVVAFLNELPKTQHDMNSVTVDVNTYSRTLLAFTVSGVFKEADDKLRDRVRAFSRVFITIPAQNSGLCIVNDELYVRNATSKEIHGAFAAPAPSISPVLPTLTASQQEMLSAFSQKSEMNLEWSQKCLQDNAWDFHQAAQIFTELKAQGKIPEAAFIK; translated from the exons ATGACTCAATACCGGGAATGGTACCCCAACCTGTCTGTTATAACACGGGTTTGCTCCAGTTCTTCAG ATCCGAGTGGTTCTGCTGTAGTGAGAGAGGTGTGGAGCACCGAAAGCTCTTTCACAG atCATGATGGCCACTGGTTGGGGGTCCGTCAAGGTTGGAGGTCCATCAAGGCTAGTCTACATAGTCATTCAGCTCACCTGCAGAATCGAGGTACAGCCTCGGGACCCCGCAGCAAGTTTCAGGACAGCGTTGATGTGTCTGTGATGGGTAGTCAGTATGGGATGTCCCAGCAGAGATT TATTCCATATGGACGTTCCAGTAAGAGAGGAGAGGGGCAGATGGAAAAGATCAAAGGGGGGAAAGCACACGGGTTTAAAGGAGAAGATGCAGGAGGGAATGATTGGTTTAAAATTACA ATCCCATATGGAACAAAGTATGATAAGAAATGGCTCCTAACATCACTACAGAATCTCTGCCCCATTGCGTTTATTCCATTACAT TACTCCACAGAGGGGCATAAAGTTAATTTCTATGTGGAGGATGCTGCTGCTGCCAGCACTCTGTCCAAACTCTCACGCAGAGTCACAGACAGTGAAGGGAACAGG GTGGTCGTGCTTATGAACTGCTGTTCTAGTCCCCCATTCCTCCAAAGCGAGCTGAAGCCACAAGATCTGGAGCATTTAAAG CATTGCATGTCCAAACGCTTTGACGCTTCCCAGAAGTCTCTTGACCTGAACAGCATCCACACTGATTCAG ACTTGGTTTCCCATGATTTTGAGATGACCTTAAATCGAAAAAACTGCATGCAAGCTGTGATCAAAATCATACAGGAGAATATCCCAGAG TTGTTGTGTTTGAATCTGAGTAACAACAAGCTGCGTAAGCTGGATGACATTGCAGAGCTTGTGAACGCAGCCCCCAACCTGCAGTCACTGAACCTGTCTCATAATGAG CTGAAGTCAGACCAAGAGCTGGGTAAGGTGAAGGGGCTCAGGCTGGTGGAGCTGTGGCTGGACAGGAACCCTCTGTGTGATGACTTCAAAGATCAGACCACATACATCAG TGCTGTTCGGGAGCGATTTCCCAGGCTTCTCAGACTG GACGGTCATGTGCTTCCACCTCCAATCTGCTTCGAAGtggaaacacacacaaacatcccTCCTTGCAAG GGCAGCCACTTTGTATCAAATGAGATCCAGGGCGTCATTCAGCGTTTTCTGCAGCA TTATTACTGTGTGTATGACTCTGGGGACAGACAGCCGCTGCTGGAGGCGTATCATGATGGTGCCTGCTTCTCTCTCAGCCTGCCATCCATAAACCATCCCTCCAG GTGCAGGTTAAAAGATTATCATGAACACAGCCACAACATCAAGAACATCAAAGAGCCCT CCACTCGGCTCCAATTGCTAAAACGCACCCGCCTTACTGTAGTCGCCTTCCTCAATGAGCTCCCGAAGACCCAGCATGATATGAATTCAGTCACTGTTGATGTCAACACATACTCT CGGACTTTATTAGCGTTCACAGTGAGTGGAGTGTTCAAAGAAG CTGATGACAAATTGAGAGACCGTGTCAGGGCGTTCTCCAGAGTCTTCATCACAATTCCAGCTCAGAATTCTGG CCTGTGTATCGTGAATGACGAGCTCTATGTGAGGAACGCCACCAGCAAGGAGATACATGGTGCGTTTGCAGCACCAGCCCCCTCGATTAGCCCAGTGCTGCCCACCCTCACCGCATCCCAGCAGGAAATGCTCTCCGCTTTCTCCCAGAAGTCTGAAATGAACCTGGAATGGTCTCAAAA ATGTCTGCAGGATAACGCCTGGGATTTTCACCAAGCTGCTCAGATATTCACAGAACTCAAG GCTCAAGGAAAGATCCCAGAAGCTGCTTTCATAAAATGA